From the Streptomyces sp. KMM 9044 genome, one window contains:
- a CDS encoding MarC family protein: protein MFDVAVFGSLFLTLFVIMDPPGITPIFLALTAGRPAKVQKRMAFQAVCVAGGVIALFGLVGQQILDYLHVSVPALMIAGGLLLLLIALDLLTGKTDEPQQTKDVNVALVPLGMPLLAGPGAIVSVILAVQKADSGTAQVSVWAAILAIHVVLWLVMRYSLLIIRVIKDGGVVLVTRLAGMMLSAIAVQQIINGVTQVIQGG from the coding sequence ATGTTCGACGTCGCCGTCTTCGGCTCCCTCTTCCTGACCCTCTTCGTCATCATGGATCCCCCCGGGATCACCCCGATCTTCCTGGCCCTGACCGCGGGCCGGCCCGCCAAGGTGCAGAAGCGGATGGCCTTCCAGGCCGTCTGCGTGGCCGGTGGCGTGATCGCCCTGTTCGGGCTGGTCGGGCAGCAGATCCTCGACTACCTGCACGTGTCCGTGCCCGCGCTGATGATCGCGGGCGGGCTGCTGCTCCTGCTGATCGCGCTCGACCTGCTCACCGGCAAGACCGACGAGCCCCAGCAGACCAAGGACGTCAACGTCGCCCTGGTCCCGCTCGGCATGCCGCTGCTGGCCGGGCCCGGCGCGATCGTGTCGGTCATCCTCGCCGTGCAGAAGGCCGACAGCGGCACGGCCCAGGTGTCGGTGTGGGCGGCGATCCTCGCCATCCACGTCGTGCTGTGGCTGGTGATGCGGTACTCGCTGCTGATCATCAGGGTCATCAAGGACGGCGGGGTGGTCCTGGTGACGCGGCTCGCGGGCATGATGCTCTCCGCGATCGCCGTCCAGCAGATCATCAACGGGGTCACACAGGTGATCCAGGGCGGTTGA
- a CDS encoding NYN domain-containing protein: MNDDLADLNSRIDRTNELLQRMLAEVAKTPSTHAIFVDAGYLYAAAGRLVAGTEDRRAFDLDAEGLIDALIDRARTIFADSRLLRVYWYDGARRRIHTAEQQTIAELPDVKVRLGNLNANNQQKGVDSLIRSDLESLARHRAISDAALLGGDEDLVSAVEAAQGYGARVHLWGIEAPDGRNQAEPLLWEVDSQRTFDLDFFKPYVSRRTGPMYEPATGRPAREDVRFVGAQIAAKWLSERGRDSLVELLPGRPYLPGSVDQDLLVEAEGLLQYSLRGQADLRRALRDGFWAHLQAQY; the protein is encoded by the coding sequence ATGAACGACGACCTGGCGGACCTGAACTCCCGTATCGACCGCACGAACGAGCTGCTCCAGCGCATGCTCGCCGAGGTGGCGAAGACGCCCTCCACCCACGCGATCTTCGTCGACGCGGGCTACCTGTACGCGGCGGCGGGGCGGCTGGTGGCCGGGACGGAGGACCGCCGGGCCTTCGACCTCGACGCCGAGGGACTCATCGACGCGCTCATCGACCGGGCCCGCACCATCTTCGCGGACAGCAGACTGCTGCGCGTCTACTGGTACGACGGCGCCAGGCGCCGTATCCACACCGCCGAGCAGCAGACCATCGCCGAGCTCCCCGACGTCAAGGTCCGCCTGGGCAACCTCAACGCCAACAACCAGCAGAAGGGCGTCGACTCCCTGATCCGCTCCGACCTGGAGTCACTGGCCCGGCACCGCGCCATCAGCGACGCGGCCCTGCTGGGCGGCGACGAGGACCTGGTCTCGGCGGTCGAGGCCGCCCAGGGGTACGGCGCCCGGGTCCACCTCTGGGGGATAGAGGCCCCTGATGGCCGCAACCAGGCCGAGCCCCTGCTCTGGGAGGTCGACAGCCAGCGCACCTTCGACCTCGACTTCTTCAAGCCGTACGTCTCCCGGCGTACGGGCCCCATGTACGAGCCCGCGACGGGCCGGCCCGCCCGCGAGGACGTCCGCTTCGTCGGCGCGCAGATCGCCGCGAAGTGGCTCTCCGAACGCGGGCGGGACTCGCTGGTGGAACTACTGCCGGGCCGCCCCTATCTGCCCGGCTCGGTCGACCAGGACCTGCTGGTGGAGGCCGAAGGGCTGCTGCAGTACTCCCTGCGCGGACAGGCCGACCTGCGACGCGCCCTGCGCGACGGCTTCTGGGCCCACCTCCAGGCGCAGTACTAG
- a CDS encoding PHP domain-containing protein has translation MRIDLHTHSTASDGTDSPAELVRAAAAAGLDVVALTDHDTTRGHAEALAALPAGLTLVTGAELSCRYAGTSMHMLAYLFDPEEPALLAERELVRDDRVPRARGMVAKLNDLGVPVTWEQVARIAGDGSVGRPHIATALVELGVVETVNDAFTPQWLADGGRAHMAKHETDPFEALRLVKGAGGVAVFAHPAAAKRGRTVPDSAIAELAEAGLDGIEVDHMDHDPDTRARLRGLAKELGLLVTGSSDYHGSRKSCVPGEFTTDPEVYGEITRRAAGAFPVPGAGGA, from the coding sequence GTGCGCATCGATCTGCACACCCACTCCACCGCGTCCGACGGTACGGACTCCCCGGCCGAGCTGGTGCGAGCGGCGGCCGCCGCCGGTCTCGACGTCGTCGCGCTGACCGACCACGACACCACCCGCGGACATGCAGAGGCCCTCGCCGCACTCCCCGCGGGGCTCACGCTGGTGACCGGTGCCGAGCTCTCCTGCCGCTACGCCGGCACCAGCATGCACATGCTGGCCTACCTGTTCGACCCCGAGGAACCGGCGCTGCTCGCCGAGCGTGAGCTGGTCCGGGACGACCGGGTGCCGCGGGCCCGGGGCATGGTCGCCAAGCTGAACGATCTGGGGGTGCCCGTCACCTGGGAGCAGGTCGCGCGGATCGCCGGCGACGGCTCGGTGGGCCGCCCGCACATCGCCACGGCACTCGTCGAGCTGGGTGTGGTGGAGACGGTGAACGACGCGTTCACCCCGCAGTGGCTGGCCGACGGCGGCCGGGCCCACATGGCGAAGCACGAGACCGACCCCTTCGAGGCGCTGCGCCTGGTCAAGGGAGCGGGCGGGGTGGCGGTGTTCGCCCACCCGGCCGCGGCCAAGCGCGGTCGGACCGTGCCGGATTCCGCCATCGCCGAACTGGCCGAGGCCGGCCTCGACGGCATCGAGGTCGACCACATGGACCACGACCCCGACACCCGGGCGCGGCTGCGGGGCCTCGCGAAGGAACTGGGGCTGCTCGTGACCGGGTCCAGCGACTACCACGGCAGCCGGAAGAGCTGCGTGCCCGGCGAGTTCACCACGGACCCCGAGGTGTACGGCGAGATCACACGCCGTGCGGCCGGCGCGTTCCCGGTGCCGGGGGCCGGCGGCGCCTGA